The Mangifera indica cultivar Alphonso chromosome 19, CATAS_Mindica_2.1, whole genome shotgun sequence nucleotide sequence CGAGGATGAGATCAAAGAGAGTGGCCTGATCAACTTTGATGAACTCGGCATCCCAGGCCTTGAGATCTTCATCAACAGAACGATCGTCGGACTTGGTGGCCTCGACGTGCTTCTTGCAGTACTCGATAACCTTCGAAAGGATCTGGCTGGTCACATTAGGGAGAGGAATTCCATTGTCGGCGCAATCGTCCTCGATCATATGCTTTATCGTCTGCGATTCCAAAGCCACCACTTCATCAACCTCGAACGCCTCCCCATCGGCGCTTTTCAGAGTGATTTT carries:
- the LOC123202575 gene encoding SKP1-like protein 1B → MSNSKKITLKSADGEAFEVDEVVALESQTIKHMIEDDCADNGIPLPNVTSQILSKVIEYCKKHVEATKSDDRSVDEDLKAWDAEFIKVDQATLFDLILAANYLNIKSLLDLTCQTVADMMKGKTPEDIRKTFQIANDFTPEEEEEVRRENLWAFE